A stretch of the Thermus thermophilus genome encodes the following:
- the rpmI gene encoding 50S ribosomal protein L35 — protein MPKMKTHKGAKKRVKITASGKVVAMKTGKRHLNWQKSGKEIRQKGRKFVLAKPEAERIKLLLPYA, from the coding sequence ATGCCGAAGATGAAGACCCACAAGGGCGCCAAGAAGCGGGTCAAGATCACCGCTTCGGGCAAGGTGGTGGCCATGAAGACGGGGAAGCGGCACCTCAACTGGCAGAAGTCCGGGAAGGAGATCCGCCAGAAGGGGCGGAAGTTCGTCCTGGCCAAGCCGGAGGCGGAGCGGATCAAGCTCCTCCTCCCCTACGCGTAA
- a CDS encoding glutamine--tRNA ligase/YqeY domain fusion protein produces MGLVPECFITEIVERDLKEGKYAKLVTRFPPEPNGYLHIGHARSLVLNFGLALDYGGECNLRFDDTNPETEKEEYARAIEEDVRWLGFTPTRVLYASDYFERMYQCALVLIREGKAYVDDLPEEEMSALRAQGKPSPYRERSVEENLELFERMRRGELPTGSRVLRAKIDPAHPNFKLRDPVLYRIVHAPHYHVGDKWVIYPMYDFAHPLEDFIEGVTHSLCTLEFENNRAVYDWVIENLKGKCGLPTSPRPHQYEFARLDLSHTVLSKRKLIRLVEGGYVSGWDDPRLPTLRGLRRRGVRPEAIVEFVRKTGISRNEAQIEMDLFEEVVRDDLNPIAPRVLGVVEPLKVVLTNYEGEEWLEAPYWPRDIPKEGSRPLPFSPELYIERTDFSLNPPKGWKRLAPGQRVRLRHAYVIELEDVVEEGGEVRLLKARIVPGTLGANPEDGVRPKGVIHWVSARHALPVEFRLYGRLFRTKDPEEGGDFLQNLNPEALVVKRGFIEPSVAQGPKDTRYQLERLGYFWQDPVDSRPEALVMNRIVPLKEGYRV; encoded by the coding sequence ATGGGCCTTGTCCCCGAGTGCTTCATCACCGAGATCGTGGAGCGGGACCTCAAGGAGGGGAAGTACGCCAAGCTCGTCACCCGCTTTCCCCCGGAGCCCAACGGCTACCTCCACATCGGCCACGCCCGGAGCCTCGTCTTGAACTTCGGCCTCGCCCTGGACTACGGCGGGGAGTGCAACCTGCGCTTTGACGACACCAACCCCGAGACGGAGAAGGAGGAGTACGCCCGGGCCATTGAGGAGGACGTGCGCTGGCTGGGCTTCACGCCCACCCGGGTCCTCTATGCCTCGGACTACTTTGAGAGGATGTACCAATGCGCCCTGGTCCTCATCCGGGAGGGCAAGGCCTACGTGGACGACCTCCCCGAGGAGGAGATGAGCGCCCTAAGGGCCCAGGGGAAGCCGAGCCCCTACCGAGAAAGGAGCGTGGAGGAGAACCTGGAGCTCTTTGAGAGGATGCGCCGGGGGGAGTTGCCCACGGGAAGCCGGGTCTTGAGGGCCAAGATTGACCCCGCCCACCCCAACTTCAAGCTCCGCGACCCCGTGCTCTACCGCATCGTCCACGCCCCCCACTACCACGTTGGGGACAAGTGGGTCATCTACCCCATGTACGACTTCGCCCATCCCCTGGAGGACTTCATAGAGGGGGTCACCCACTCCCTCTGCACCCTGGAGTTTGAGAACAACCGCGCCGTCTACGACTGGGTCATTGAGAACCTCAAGGGGAAGTGCGGGCTTCCCACCTCCCCCAGGCCCCACCAGTACGAGTTCGCCCGGCTGGACCTAAGCCACACCGTGCTCTCCAAGAGGAAGCTCATCAGGCTGGTGGAAGGGGGGTACGTCTCGGGCTGGGACGACCCCAGGCTCCCCACCCTGAGGGGCCTGAGGCGAAGGGGGGTGAGGCCCGAGGCCATCGTGGAGTTCGTGCGCAAGACGGGGATCTCCCGCAACGAGGCCCAGATTGAGATGGACCTCTTTGAGGAGGTGGTGCGGGACGACCTGAACCCCATCGCCCCCAGGGTCTTGGGCGTGGTGGAGCCCCTGAAGGTGGTCCTCACCAACTACGAGGGGGAGGAGTGGCTCGAGGCCCCCTACTGGCCCCGGGACATCCCCAAGGAGGGAAGCCGGCCCCTTCCCTTCTCCCCGGAGCTCTACATTGAGCGCACGGACTTCAGCCTCAACCCCCCTAAAGGTTGGAAGCGCCTCGCCCCGGGGCAGAGGGTGCGCCTGAGGCACGCCTACGTCATAGAGCTTGAGGACGTGGTGGAAGAGGGGGGCGAGGTGAGGCTCCTCAAGGCCCGGATCGTCCCCGGCACCCTGGGGGCGAACCCCGAGGACGGGGTCAGGCCCAAGGGGGTGATCCACTGGGTCTCCGCCCGCCACGCCCTCCCCGTGGAGTTTAGGCTCTACGGCAGGCTCTTCCGCACCAAGGACCCGGAGGAGGGGGGAGACTTCCTGCAAAACCTCAACCCCGAGGCCCTTGTGGTGAAGCGGGGCTTCATTGAGCCGAGCGTGGCCCAGGGCCCCAAGGACACCCGCTACCAGCTGGAGCGGCTTGGCTACTTCTGGCAAGACCCCGTGGACTCGAGGCCCGAGGCCCTGGTGATGAACCGCATCGTACCCCTAAAAGAGGGTTACAGGGTCTGA
- a CDS encoding COG2426 family protein has translation MPVPPEVYVLLVAALPVVELRGAIPLGVALGLSPWQSFLWALLGNLLVVPLALWLLPWAVGVATRVPLFARAWRALEARVRLRGEEQVQRLGALGLFLFVAVPLPGTGAWSGAVLAVVLGLKRRYALLAISLGVLAAGLLVLLLTGGTVYGLNYLR, from the coding sequence ATGCCCGTCCCTCCTGAGGTCTACGTCCTTCTGGTGGCGGCCCTCCCGGTGGTGGAGCTCAGGGGGGCGATTCCCCTAGGGGTGGCCCTGGGCCTTTCCCCTTGGCAGAGCTTCCTTTGGGCCCTCTTGGGGAACCTCCTCGTGGTGCCCCTGGCCCTTTGGCTCCTGCCCTGGGCGGTGGGGGTCGCCACCCGGGTGCCCCTTTTCGCCCGGGCGTGGCGGGCCCTCGAGGCCCGGGTGCGCCTGAGGGGCGAGGAGCAGGTCCAGCGCCTGGGGGCCTTGGGCCTCTTCCTCTTCGTGGCCGTGCCCCTGCCGGGGACCGGGGCCTGGAGCGGGGCGGTGCTCGCCGTGGTCCTCGGGCTTAAACGGCGCTACGCCCTTCTCGCCATCTCCTTGGGGGTCTTGGCGGCGGGCCTCCTCGTCCTCCTCCTCACGGGGGGGACGGTGTACGGGCTAAACTACCTGCGATGA
- a CDS encoding TlyA family RNA methyltransferase: MRLDRYLVERGLVESREKAKRLIQEGKVRVGGKVVQKPAHPVPEGAAVELLEEERYVGRGAYKLLGALSAFPVAVEGKVCADLGAGTGGFTQVLLERGARRVYAVDVGKGQLHPRLREDPRVVALEEEDARTLVLPEPVDLVVMDVSFISSTLLLPKVLELLKPQGEALVLVKPQFELGPKAHKGVVREEAKRREALRRVREKALALGFQALGEGESPLPGKEGNLEYWLWLRRP; encoded by the coding sequence GTGCGCCTGGACCGCTATTTGGTGGAACGGGGCCTGGTGGAAAGCCGGGAGAAGGCCAAGCGCCTGATCCAGGAGGGCAAGGTGCGGGTGGGGGGCAAGGTGGTGCAAAAGCCCGCCCACCCCGTGCCCGAAGGCGCCGCCGTGGAGCTCTTGGAGGAGGAGCGCTACGTGGGCCGGGGGGCCTACAAGCTCCTCGGGGCCCTCTCCGCCTTCCCCGTGGCGGTGGAGGGAAAGGTGTGCGCCGACCTCGGGGCGGGCACCGGGGGGTTCACGCAGGTCCTTTTGGAGCGAGGGGCGAGGCGGGTCTACGCCGTGGACGTGGGCAAGGGCCAGCTCCACCCCCGCCTCCGGGAAGACCCCCGGGTGGTGGCCCTGGAGGAAGAGGACGCCCGCACCCTGGTCCTGCCCGAGCCCGTGGACCTCGTGGTGATGGACGTTTCCTTCATCTCCTCCACCCTCCTCCTCCCCAAGGTCCTGGAGCTCCTCAAGCCCCAAGGGGAGGCCCTGGTCCTGGTGAAGCCTCAGTTTGAGCTGGGGCCCAAGGCCCACAAGGGGGTGGTGCGGGAGGAGGCCAAGCGGCGGGAGGCCCTAAGGCGGGTGCGGGAAAAGGCCTTGGCCCTGGGCTTCCAGGCCCTGGGGGAAGGGGAAAGCCCCCTCCCGGGGAAGGAGGGGAACCTGGAGTACTGGCTTTGGCTCAGGCGCCCTTAA
- a CDS encoding glycine--tRNA ligase — translation MPASSLDELVALCKRRGFIFQSSEIYGGLQGVYDYGPLGVELKNNLKQAWWRRNVYERDDMEGLDASVLTHRLVLHYSGHEATFADPMVDNRITKKRYRLDHLLKEQPEEVLKRLYRAMEVEEGNLHALVQAMMQAPERAGGAMTAAGVLDPASGEPGDWTPPRYFNMMFKTYVGPVEDEASLAYLRPETAQGIFVNFKNVLDATSRKLPFGIAQIGKAFRNEITPRNFIFRVREFEQMEIEYFVRPGEDEYWHRYWVEERLRWWQEMGLSRENLVPYEQPPEELAHYAKATVDILYRFPHGLEELEGIANRTDFDLGSHTKDQEALGITAKVLKNEHSTQRLAYRDPETGKWFVPYVIEPSAGVDRGVLALLAEAFTREELPSGEERIVLKLKPQLAPIKVAVIPLVKNRPEITEYAKRLKARLQALGLGRVLYEDTGNIGKAYRRHDEVGTPFAVTVDYDTIGQSKDGTTRLKDTVTVRDRDTMEQIRLHVDELEGFLRERLRW, via the coding sequence ATGCCTGCGAGCAGCCTGGACGAACTGGTGGCGCTGTGCAAGCGGCGCGGCTTCATCTTCCAAAGCTCCGAGATCTACGGGGGGCTTCAGGGCGTCTACGACTATGGGCCCTTGGGCGTGGAGCTCAAGAACAACCTCAAGCAGGCCTGGTGGCGACGCAACGTCTACGAGCGGGACGACATGGAGGGCCTGGACGCCAGCGTCCTCACCCACCGCCTCGTCCTCCACTACTCCGGGCACGAGGCCACCTTCGCCGACCCCATGGTGGACAACCGCATCACCAAGAAGCGCTACCGCCTGGACCACCTCCTCAAGGAGCAGCCGGAGGAGGTCCTCAAGAGGCTTTACCGGGCCATGGAGGTGGAGGAGGGGAACCTTCACGCCCTGGTCCAGGCGATGATGCAGGCCCCCGAGCGGGCCGGAGGCGCGATGACGGCGGCCGGGGTCCTGGACCCCGCAAGCGGGGAGCCCGGGGACTGGACCCCGCCCCGCTACTTCAACATGATGTTCAAGACCTACGTGGGCCCCGTGGAGGACGAGGCCTCTTTGGCCTACCTGCGCCCCGAGACCGCCCAGGGCATCTTCGTCAACTTCAAGAACGTCCTGGACGCCACGAGCCGCAAGCTGCCCTTCGGCATCGCCCAGATCGGCAAGGCCTTCCGCAACGAGATCACCCCCAGGAACTTCATCTTCCGGGTGCGGGAGTTTGAGCAGATGGAGATTGAGTACTTCGTCCGCCCGGGGGAGGACGAGTACTGGCACCGCTACTGGGTGGAGGAGCGCCTTAGGTGGTGGCAGGAGATGGGCCTAAGCCGGGAGAACCTCGTCCCCTACGAGCAGCCCCCGGAGGAGCTCGCCCACTACGCCAAGGCCACGGTGGACATCCTCTACCGCTTCCCCCACGGCCTGGAAGAGCTCGAGGGCATCGCCAACCGCACGGACTTTGACCTGGGGAGCCACACCAAGGACCAGGAGGCCCTGGGGATCACCGCCAAGGTCTTGAAGAACGAGCACTCCACCCAGCGCCTCGCCTACCGCGACCCCGAGACGGGGAAGTGGTTCGTCCCCTACGTGATTGAGCCCTCCGCCGGGGTGGACCGGGGGGTCTTGGCCCTCCTCGCCGAGGCCTTCACCCGGGAGGAGCTTCCGAGCGGGGAAGAGCGCATCGTCCTTAAGCTCAAGCCCCAGCTCGCCCCCATCAAGGTGGCGGTGATCCCCCTGGTGAAGAACCGCCCGGAGATCACCGAGTACGCCAAGCGCCTCAAGGCCAGGCTTCAGGCCCTGGGCCTCGGGCGGGTGCTCTACGAGGACACGGGCAACATCGGCAAGGCCTACCGCCGCCACGACGAGGTGGGCACCCCCTTCGCCGTCACCGTGGACTACGACACCATCGGCCAGAGCAAGGACGGCACCACCCGGCTCAAGGACACGGTCACGGTGCGGGACCGGGACACCATGGAGCAGATCAGGCTTCACGTGGACGAGCTGGAGGGCTTCCTTCGGGAGAGGCTTAGGTGGTAA
- a CDS encoding DUF3234 domain-containing protein — protein sequence MAPDLSGTWYVLEGDPGEHLVVEALGERLSGIWTSRELAEAFLAHHPHLGMRVSALESRALKEAFLRALGMLQVEAVMVDYRPGTHRAQVAKVEDLLEEVRRA from the coding sequence GTGGCGCCCGACCTTTCCGGGACCTGGTACGTTTTGGAGGGAGACCCGGGGGAGCACCTGGTGGTGGAGGCCTTGGGGGAGAGGCTTTCCGGCATCTGGACCAGCCGGGAGTTGGCCGAGGCCTTCCTGGCCCACCACCCCCACCTGGGGATGCGGGTGAGCGCCTTGGAGAGCCGGGCCCTGAAGGAGGCCTTCTTGAGGGCCCTCGGGATGCTCCAGGTGGAGGCGGTCATGGTGGACTACCGCCCCGGGACCCACCGGGCGCAGGTGGCCAAGGTGGAGGACCTTCTAGAGGAGGTGCGGCGTGCGTAG
- a CDS encoding enoyl-CoA hydratase/isomerase family protein — MVQVEKGRVAVVFLNDPERRNPLSPEMASSLLQALDDLEADPGVRAVVLTGRGKAFSAGADLAFLERVTELGAEENYRHSLSLMRLFHRVYTYPKPTVAAVNGPAVAGGAGLATACDLVVMDEEARLGYTEVRIGFVAALVSVILVRAVGEKAAKDLLLTGRLVGAEEAKALGLANRIAPPGKALEEAKALAEEVAKNAPTSLRLTKELLLSLPGMGLEDGFRLAALANAWVRETGDLKEGIRAFFEKRPPRF; from the coding sequence ATGGTTCAGGTGGAAAAGGGCCGCGTGGCCGTGGTCTTTCTCAACGATCCGGAAAGGCGCAACCCCCTCTCCCCGGAGATGGCCTCAAGCCTCCTCCAGGCCCTGGACGACCTGGAGGCCGACCCCGGGGTGCGGGCGGTGGTCCTCACGGGAAGGGGAAAGGCCTTCAGCGCCGGGGCGGACCTCGCCTTTTTGGAGCGGGTCACGGAGCTCGGCGCCGAGGAGAACTACCGCCACTCCCTCTCCCTCATGCGCCTCTTCCACCGCGTCTACACCTACCCCAAGCCCACGGTGGCCGCGGTGAACGGCCCGGCGGTGGCCGGGGGAGCGGGGCTCGCCACCGCCTGCGACCTGGTGGTCATGGACGAAGAGGCAAGGCTCGGCTACACCGAGGTGAGGATCGGCTTCGTGGCCGCCTTGGTCTCGGTGATCCTGGTGCGGGCCGTGGGGGAGAAGGCCGCCAAGGACCTCCTCCTCACGGGAAGGCTCGTGGGGGCAGAGGAGGCCAAGGCCCTGGGCCTGGCAAACCGCATCGCCCCCCCCGGAAAAGCCCTGGAGGAGGCGAAGGCCTTAGCGGAGGAGGTGGCGAAGAACGCCCCCACCTCCCTCCGCCTCACCAAGGAGCTCCTCCTCTCCTTGCCGGGGATGGGCCTCGAGGACGGCTTCCGCCTCGCCGCCCTGGCCAACGCCTGGGTGCGGGAGACCGGGGACCTGAAGGAGGGCATCCGGGCCTTCTTTGAGAAGCGGCCGCCCAGGTTCTGA
- a CDS encoding glycerol-3-phosphate acyltransferase, which produces MTALLLPLAYLVGALPLGYWLARRRGVDLRTASPYTLGLESALRRLGLGLLLLSFLLDFLKGYLPLLLGRALGLDFAGLLALGVAVYLGHLYPLFFRDPWPLRAKGAGVLLGILSGLPLPPALGLVPVALGLVLYALTGYASLAALGLPLGLLGVVLFGGFGLGEKFLAFALLLLALWRYKENLGRILEGTEPRLGEPLPLPSEKQVVCAFLIHPLTVEDFWQSPRFRWLRPLVRLGLLKQEWIERLAERFRPMKVGEVRGVRTADGREVLCHLLSAPLLPHQIKAKPELAVRRAIQGARLAQELGATVVGLGAFWSVVGEKGKRVQEAVPGIEVTNGGAYTAGTVRAAIPRILAHFAQSGKDLKAVTAAVVGANGVVAFGIARQIAPLVGRLILVGRDLERLERAAESLRKNLERKGEAPEILATTEVAAIREADLVFTATSDPNPVIYPEHVKPGAWIYDEGVPPDVHPSVREVPGVRVIPGGVVRLPGEARATLDLHFGAPDQVPACLAETMILAAEEAFDRKSLGGEVRAENIQFFVERAEALGFKVVE; this is translated from the coding sequence ATGACCGCGCTTCTCCTTCCCCTCGCCTACCTCGTGGGGGCGTTGCCTTTGGGGTATTGGCTCGCCAGGCGGCGCGGGGTGGACCTGCGCACGGCAAGCCCCTACACCCTGGGCCTGGAAAGCGCCCTGAGGCGCCTGGGCCTGGGCCTTCTCCTCCTCTCCTTCCTCCTGGACTTCCTCAAGGGCTACCTGCCTCTCCTCCTGGGGCGGGCCTTGGGGCTGGACTTTGCCGGGCTTCTCGCCTTGGGGGTGGCGGTCTACCTGGGCCACCTCTACCCCCTTTTCTTCCGGGACCCCTGGCCCCTAAGGGCCAAGGGGGCGGGGGTCCTCCTCGGGATCCTCTCCGGCCTTCCCCTTCCCCCCGCCTTAGGCCTCGTCCCCGTGGCCTTGGGCCTCGTCCTCTACGCCCTCACCGGCTACGCCTCCTTGGCCGCCTTGGGGCTTCCCCTGGGGCTTTTGGGGGTGGTGCTCTTCGGGGGGTTTGGCCTTGGGGAAAAGTTCCTCGCCTTTGCCCTTCTTCTCCTCGCCCTCTGGCGCTACAAGGAGAACCTGGGGCGGATCCTCGAGGGCACGGAGCCCAGGCTCGGCGAGCCCCTGCCCCTCCCCTCGGAGAAGCAGGTGGTCTGCGCCTTCCTCATCCACCCCCTCACCGTGGAGGACTTCTGGCAGAGCCCCCGCTTCCGCTGGCTCAGGCCCCTGGTGCGCCTGGGCCTCCTTAAGCAGGAGTGGATAGAGCGCCTCGCCGAGCGCTTCCGCCCCATGAAGGTGGGGGAGGTGCGGGGGGTGCGGACGGCGGACGGGCGGGAGGTCCTATGCCACCTCCTCTCCGCCCCCCTCCTTCCCCACCAGATCAAGGCCAAGCCGGAGCTCGCCGTGCGGCGGGCCATCCAGGGGGCGCGGCTTGCTCAGGAGCTCGGGGCCACGGTGGTGGGCCTCGGGGCCTTCTGGAGCGTGGTGGGGGAGAAGGGGAAGAGGGTGCAGGAGGCCGTGCCGGGCATTGAGGTGACGAACGGCGGGGCCTACACCGCGGGCACCGTCCGCGCGGCCATCCCCAGGATCCTCGCCCACTTCGCCCAAAGCGGCAAGGACCTGAAGGCCGTCACGGCGGCCGTGGTGGGGGCGAACGGGGTGGTGGCCTTCGGCATCGCCCGGCAGATCGCCCCCTTGGTGGGGCGGCTCATCCTGGTGGGGCGGGACCTGGAAAGGCTTGAGCGGGCGGCGGAAAGCCTCAGGAAGAACCTGGAAAGAAAGGGGGAGGCCCCCGAGATCCTGGCCACCACGGAGGTCGCCGCCATCCGGGAGGCGGACCTCGTCTTCACCGCCACCAGCGACCCCAACCCCGTGATCTACCCCGAGCACGTGAAGCCCGGGGCCTGGATCTACGACGAGGGCGTCCCCCCCGACGTCCACCCCTCCGTCAGGGAGGTGCCGGGGGTAAGGGTGATCCCCGGGGGGGTGGTGCGGCTTCCCGGGGAGGCGAGGGCCACCCTGGACCTCCACTTCGGCGCCCCCGACCAGGTCCCCGCCTGCCTTGCCGAGACCATGATCCTGGCGGCGGAGGAGGCCTTTGACCGGAAAAGCCTCGGCGGGGAGGTCAGGGCGGAGAACATCCAGTTCTTCGTGGAGCGGGCCGAGGCCTTGGGGTTTAAGGTGGTGGAGTAG
- a CDS encoding aspartate-semialdehyde dehydrogenase: MRVAVVGATGAVGREILKVLEARNFPLSDLRLYASPRSAGVRLPFRGEEVPVEPLPEGPLPVDLVLASAGGAVSKALAPVWAEGGALVVDNSSAWRYEPWVPLVVPEVNREKIFQHRGIIANPNCTTAILAMALWPLHRAFQAKRVIVATYQAASGAGAKAMEELLTETHRFLHGEAPKAEAFAHPLPFNVIPHIDAFQENGYTREEMKVVWETHKIFGDDTIRISATAVRVPTLRAHAEAVSVEFARPVTPEAAREVLEEAPGVEVVDEPGAKRYPMPLTASGKWDVEVGRIRKSLAFENGLDFFVVGDQLLKGAALNAVQIAEEWLKGA, from the coding sequence ATGAGGGTGGCCGTGGTGGGGGCCACGGGGGCCGTGGGGCGGGAGATCCTCAAGGTCCTCGAGGCCCGAAACTTTCCCCTAAGCGACCTCAGGCTCTACGCCTCCCCCCGCTCCGCCGGGGTGCGCCTTCCCTTTAGGGGCGAGGAGGTCCCCGTGGAGCCCCTGCCCGAGGGGCCTTTGCCTGTGGACCTCGTCCTGGCGAGCGCCGGGGGGGCGGTCTCCAAGGCCCTCGCCCCGGTTTGGGCGGAGGGCGGGGCCCTGGTGGTGGACAACTCCAGCGCCTGGCGCTACGAGCCCTGGGTGCCCCTGGTGGTGCCCGAGGTGAACCGGGAGAAGATCTTTCAGCACCGGGGGATCATCGCCAACCCCAACTGCACCACGGCCATCCTGGCCATGGCCCTTTGGCCCCTGCACCGGGCCTTTCAGGCCAAGCGGGTCATCGTGGCCACCTACCAGGCGGCTTCCGGGGCCGGGGCCAAGGCCATGGAGGAGCTCCTTACCGAGACCCACCGCTTCCTCCACGGGGAGGCCCCCAAGGCCGAGGCCTTCGCCCACCCCCTGCCCTTCAACGTCATCCCCCACATTGACGCCTTCCAGGAGAACGGCTACACCCGCGAGGAGATGAAGGTGGTCTGGGAGACCCACAAGATCTTCGGGGACGACACCATTAGGATCAGCGCCACGGCGGTGCGGGTGCCCACCCTAAGGGCCCACGCCGAGGCGGTGAGCGTGGAGTTCGCCCGCCCCGTGACCCCGGAGGCGGCCCGGGAGGTCCTCGAGGAGGCCCCGGGGGTGGAGGTGGTGGACGAGCCCGGGGCCAAGCGCTACCCCATGCCCCTCACCGCAAGCGGCAAGTGGGACGTGGAGGTGGGGAGGATCCGGAAAAGCCTCGCCTTTGAGAACGGCCTGGACTTCTTCGTGGTGGGGGACCAGCTCCTGAAGGGGGCCGCCCTAAACGCCGTGCAGATCGCCGAGGAGTGGCTTAAGGGCGCCTGA
- the infC gene encoding translation initiation factor IF-3: MKEYLTNERIRAKQVRVIGPDGKQLGIMDTREALRLAQEMDLDLVLVGPNADPPVARIMDYSKWRYEQQVAEKEARKKAKRTEVKSIKFRVKIDEHDYQTKLGHIKRFLQEGHKVKVTIMFRGREMAHPEFGERILNRVAEDLKDLAVVEMKPEILGRDMNMLLAPAKVSA, translated from the coding sequence ATAAAGGAGTACCTGACCAACGAACGCATACGCGCCAAACAGGTTCGCGTCATCGGTCCCGACGGCAAGCAGCTCGGCATCATGGACACCCGGGAGGCCCTGCGCTTGGCCCAGGAGATGGACCTGGACCTGGTCCTGGTGGGCCCCAACGCCGATCCGCCCGTGGCCCGGATCATGGACTACTCCAAGTGGCGCTACGAGCAGCAGGTGGCGGAGAAGGAGGCCCGGAAGAAGGCCAAGCGCACCGAGGTCAAGTCCATCAAGTTCCGGGTCAAGATAGACGAGCACGACTATCAGACCAAGCTGGGCCATATCAAGCGCTTCCTGCAGGAGGGCCACAAGGTCAAGGTGACCATCATGTTCCGGGGACGGGAGATGGCCCACCCCGAGTTCGGGGAAAGGATTCTCAACCGCGTGGCCGAGGACCTCAAGGACCTCGCCGTGGTGGAGATGAAGCCCGAGATCCTCGGCCGGGACATGAACATGCTCCTGGCCCCGGCCAAGGTGTCGGCCTAG
- the mqnB gene encoding futalosine hydrolase translates to MWLLLSPTRLEAPFLKGEPFAYLAWRGLKGKGFVYLETGIGKVNAAMALAAYAARNPVEKALLFGLAGAYPGGPPLGEAVLVGEEVEADLGLKEGLAPLGFPALVLGERRYFNRFPLDPGLTGELARGLGLKVAVGLTRDLVSETLEEALALARRWGASLENMEGAAFARACLALGVRGAELRALSNPAGVRDKARWRTKEALSALAWAVGRLIAEEGGGP, encoded by the coding sequence GTGTGGCTCCTCCTTTCCCCCACCCGCCTCGAGGCCCCCTTCCTCAAAGGGGAGCCCTTCGCCTATTTGGCCTGGCGGGGCCTTAAGGGAAAGGGCTTCGTCTACCTGGAGACGGGAATCGGCAAGGTGAACGCCGCCATGGCCCTTGCGGCCTACGCCGCCCGCAACCCCGTGGAAAAGGCCCTCCTCTTTGGCCTCGCCGGGGCCTACCCCGGGGGGCCTCCTCTGGGAGAGGCGGTCTTGGTGGGGGAGGAGGTGGAGGCGGATCTGGGCCTCAAGGAGGGGCTAGCGCCTTTGGGCTTTCCCGCCTTGGTCCTTGGGGAAAGGCGCTACTTCAACCGCTTTCCCTTAGACCCCGGCCTCACCGGGGAGCTCGCCCGGGGGCTTGGCCTGAAGGTGGCCGTGGGCCTCACCCGGGACCTGGTCTCGGAGACCCTCGAGGAGGCCCTGGCCCTGGCCCGGCGGTGGGGGGCCTCCCTGGAGAACATGGAGGGGGCGGCCTTCGCCCGGGCCTGCCTGGCCCTGGGGGTGAGGGGGGCAGAGCTTAGGGCCCTCTCCAACCCCGCCGGGGTGCGGGACAAGGCCCGTTGGCGCACCAAGGAAGCCCTTTCTGCCCTAGCTTGGGCGGTGGGGCGGCTTATCGCCGAAGAAGGGGGGGGCCCGTAG
- the rplT gene encoding 50S ribosomal protein L20, with protein MPRAKTGVVRRRKHKKILKLAKGYWGLRSKSFRKARETLFAAGNYAYAHRKRRKRDFRRLWIVRINAACRQHGLNYSTFIHGLKKAGIEVDRKNLADLAVREPQVFAELVERAKAAQG; from the coding sequence ATGCCGCGCGCCAAGACCGGTGTCGTCCGCCGCAGGAAGCACAAGAAGATCCTGAAGCTGGCCAAGGGGTACTGGGGCCTGCGCTCCAAGAGCTTCCGCAAGGCCCGGGAGACCCTGTTCGCCGCGGGGAACTACGCCTACGCCCACCGCAAGCGTAGGAAGCGGGACTTCCGCAGGCTCTGGATCGTGCGCATCAACGCCGCTTGCCGCCAGCACGGGCTTAACTACTCCACCTTCATCCACGGGCTGAAGAAGGCGGGGATTGAGGTGGACCGGAAGAACCTGGCGGACCTCGCGGTGCGGGAGCCCCAGGTCTTCGCCGAGCTGGTGGAGCGGGCCAAGGCCGCCCAGGGCTAA